A stretch of Apostichopus japonicus isolate 1M-3 chromosome 9, ASM3797524v1, whole genome shotgun sequence DNA encodes these proteins:
- the LOC139973244 gene encoding BSD domain-containing protein 1-like: MAAGGSDPSESWWSSESSEWFGSILTAAKEKSSAALQQMSKDIQEFGTTIQKDTTQAVATSASKIGQNLKPEDEEEDVKEDKSTTEHLRDGFLSFLTNVSKTLATPENVTGEEYIVHPRDSHVFDQTKARFHAMQVDPATYCNEPDDPLDDYQNWLESFNVEDMKGDISELLVANSQVRSIYTKLVPAAVSHGEFWSRYFYKVHLLDQDEARRNALKERAEMTSSQHLEEDLGWGDEDESWDTVPEVRKETTATSAGMESKETPKADVDPPQEDKKETLNVKETPNRTQSETDVDTNNKADVIVDNSVKSSSQSTSQTSLKEEEEVTVTEVAETDLTDGVKELTLEPEENIQEERKEDRSPTESSNGSSGNKESSLGDEWEKDFDDIEITEEDIKNAQLASKNKTLDADDESDEWENWD, from the exons ATGGCTGCTGG aGGCAGTGATCCCAGCGAGTCATGGTGGAGTAGCGAATCAAGTGAATGGTTTGGTAGCATACTAACAGCAGCTAAAGAAAAG TCCTCTGCAGCTCTTCAACAGATGTCTAAGGACATACAAGAATTTGGTACGACTATACAGAAAGACACAACGCAAGCTGTTGCCACGTCAGCTTCAAAGATTGGTCAGAATTTGAAG CCAGAGGATGAAGAGGAAGATGTGAAAGAAGACAAGTCAACCACGGAGCACCTAAGAGACGGGTTCCTTAGCTTTCTCACCAATGTATCCAAGACATTAGCTACACCAGAGAATGTTACCGGGGAGGAGTACATCGTTCACCCCAGGGATTCACATGTGTTTGACCAGACAAAG GCTCGTTTTCATGCCATGCAAGTGGACCCAGCTACTTACTGTAATGAACCAGACGATCCACTAGATGATTATCAAAACTGGTTAGAATCATTCAATGTTGAGGACATGAAAGGTGACATCTCTGAACTCTTAGTTGCCAACTCACAAGTCAGATCCATCTACACAAAACTG GTGCCAGCTGCTGTCTCTCACGGAGAATTCTGGAGCAGATATTTCTACAAGGTTCATCTTCTGGATCAGGATGAAGCCAGAAGGAACGCTCTTAAGGAGCGTGCCGAGATGACATCATCCCAACACCTCGAGGAGGATCTGGGATGGGGAGATGAAG ATGAATCTTGGGATACCGTGCCAGAGGTAAGGAAAGAAACCACAGCAACCTCTGCAGGGATGGAAAGCAAGGAAACTCCCAAAGCAGATGTTGATCCACCACAGGAAGATAAAAAGGAAActttaaatgttaaagaaaCACCAAACAGGACTCAATCTGAAACGGATGTAGATACGAACAATAAAGCTGATGTGATCGTTGATAACAGTGTTAAATCTTCTTCTCAAAGTACATCTCAAACATCTCTgaaggaagaggaggaggtAACAGTAACAGAGGTTGCAGAAACTGACTTAACAGATGGAGTAAAGGAACTGACCCTGGAACCAGAGGAGAACATTCAAGAGGAAAGAAAAGAGGACCGATCACCCACAGAGTCTTCAAATGGAAGCAGTGGAAACAAAG AGTCCAGCCTCGGTGACGAATGGGAAAAAGATTTTGATGATATCGAGATTACAGAAGAAGACATTAAAAATGCTCAGCTAGCCAGTAAAAATAAGACGTTGGATGCAGACGATGAATCAGACGAATGGGAGAACTGGGATTGA